A window from Nitrospira sp. ND1 encodes these proteins:
- a CDS encoding OmpA family protein, translating into MAHAPKTGTPAVERDYAELRSLLLAPEQSRLEQLQEQVEHLDLNAHNLNRVLPEAIALRGEADHRLTHALTPHVSEALGVSVRKQPHMIVDAIAPIMMPAIRQAIANALRSMVQSLNQTIEHSLSIRSMQWRLEALRTGKPFAEIVLLHTLCYRVEQVFLIHAQTGLLLAHAAGDAVAVQDQTLVSGMLSAIRSFVQDSFGATPDQALNTLQVGDLTVWIEQGPSAILAAVIRGTPPETFHVHLQDTLDRIHAEHSDALTRFIGDAAPFTGTTPLLEECLRAQFETRRRAIAPITWILLATIVLAAIWWGVSAFQDRQHWQAYLDRLASEPGLVVTSTHSAGNRYVLTGLRDPLAADPDVLLQGSGVAADRVEAKWSPYYALDAAFTLKRAGIVLSPPDTVRLTLEGPRLTATGTASAEWIRQSRPLARLLPGITEYDDRRLVAQSLEALVQRMAGVWILFQQGTATIQSPEQLQGVRRISELLHQLDDTAHLSGATVILEITGQTDVVGRSSRNQRLSEDRARSVLDALHPATFSAITFHARGIGPAPESSPSLGAATLPQDRRVSFQATVHPAS; encoded by the coding sequence TAAAACCGGCACGCCGGCAGTCGAACGCGACTATGCCGAATTGCGCAGCCTCCTCCTGGCGCCCGAGCAATCGCGTCTGGAGCAACTGCAGGAGCAGGTCGAACATCTCGACCTCAATGCCCATAATCTGAATCGTGTGCTTCCCGAGGCGATCGCGCTTCGTGGGGAGGCCGACCACCGGCTGACCCATGCACTCACCCCTCACGTCTCCGAAGCGCTGGGGGTCTCCGTGCGCAAACAGCCCCACATGATCGTCGATGCGATTGCCCCGATCATGATGCCGGCGATCCGCCAGGCCATCGCCAATGCCTTGCGCAGCATGGTGCAATCGCTCAACCAAACCATTGAACACAGCCTCTCGATCCGAAGCATGCAGTGGCGGCTGGAGGCCTTGCGTACCGGCAAACCGTTCGCCGAAATCGTCCTGCTCCATACCCTCTGTTATCGAGTCGAGCAGGTCTTTCTCATTCACGCACAGACCGGCCTGCTGCTCGCGCACGCAGCCGGCGACGCGGTCGCCGTGCAGGATCAGACCCTGGTCTCGGGCATGTTGTCGGCGATTCGGAGCTTCGTCCAGGATTCGTTCGGCGCAACGCCCGATCAGGCGTTGAACACCTTGCAAGTCGGTGATCTGACCGTCTGGATCGAACAGGGCCCCTCGGCAATCCTCGCGGCCGTCATACGTGGCACGCCACCGGAGACGTTTCACGTTCACCTCCAAGACACGCTCGATCGCATTCACGCCGAACATTCCGATGCGCTGACGCGCTTCATTGGTGATGCGGCACCCTTTACCGGGACCACACCGCTCCTGGAAGAGTGCCTACGGGCCCAGTTTGAAACGCGCCGGCGTGCCATCGCGCCCATCACGTGGATCCTCCTGGCGACGATCGTCCTGGCAGCAATCTGGTGGGGAGTGTCGGCCTTTCAAGACCGCCAACACTGGCAGGCCTATCTGGACCGGCTGGCCTCGGAACCGGGCCTCGTCGTCACCTCCACGCATTCAGCAGGCAATCGGTATGTGCTCACCGGGCTGCGCGACCCGTTGGCCGCTGATCCGGACGTGTTATTGCAGGGCAGTGGGGTGGCCGCCGATCGAGTCGAAGCGAAATGGAGCCCCTACTACGCCCTCGACGCCGCGTTCACCCTGAAACGAGCCGGAATCGTCCTGTCACCCCCAGACACAGTTCGCTTGACCCTCGAAGGACCGCGCCTCACGGCCACCGGCACAGCCAGCGCAGAGTGGATCCGGCAGAGCCGACCGCTGGCGCGCCTGCTCCCCGGTATCACCGAATATGACGACCGCCGCCTCGTCGCTCAATCGCTTGAGGCACTGGTCCAACGGATGGCAGGGGTCTGGATTCTGTTCCAACAGGGAACGGCGACGATCCAATCACCGGAACAACTTCAGGGGGTGCGTCGCATATCAGAGCTCCTGCATCAGCTGGACGATACGGCGCATCTCTCCGGCGCAACGGTGATACTAGAGATCACCGGCCAAACCGACGTCGTGGGCCGGTCAAGTCGGAACCAACGGCTGAGCGAGGATCGCGCTCGGTCGGTGCTCGATGCCCTTCATCCCGCCACCTTTTCCGCGATCACGTTTCACGCTCGCGGGATCGGCCCGGCACCTGAATCGTCACCCTCCCTGGGTGCCGCCACGCTGCCGCAGGACCGACGAGTGTCTTTTCAGGCCACTGTTCACCCCGCTTCATGA
- a CDS encoding Rab family GTPase, which yields MIEKKICMLGAFAVGKTSLVRRFVTSCFSEQYQTTIGVTVDKKTMSMDGQPVTLVLWDLYGEDEFQKLRRSYLRGSSAYLVVLDGMRRATLDIALHIQLTAADTLGTVPFVVLINKLDRQTDWEVTDQDLAQLAQRGWTVLLTSAKTGQGVEEAFTVLARAMLATSEQTPPAGTTDGA from the coding sequence ATGATCGAAAAAAAAATCTGCATGCTGGGCGCCTTTGCCGTGGGAAAAACCAGTCTGGTGCGCCGCTTCGTCACCAGCTGTTTCTCCGAACAGTATCAAACGACTATCGGAGTGACCGTCGACAAGAAAACCATGTCGATGGACGGCCAGCCCGTGACGTTGGTGCTCTGGGATCTCTACGGAGAAGACGAATTCCAAAAATTGCGCCGCTCGTATCTGCGCGGATCGTCTGCGTACCTGGTAGTCCTGGACGGAATGCGGCGGGCCACGCTGGACATCGCGTTGCACATTCAACTGACCGCGGCGGACACACTCGGCACGGTTCCGTTTGTGGTCCTCATCAATAAACTCGACCGCCAGACGGATTGGGAAGTGACCGACCAAGACCTCGCGCAGTTAGCCCAACGGGGTTGGACGGTGCTCCTGACCAGTGCCAAGACAGGGCAGGGTGTCGAAGAGGCCTTCACAGTTCTCGCCCGCGCCATGCTCGCCACATCAGAACAAACACCTCCCGCGGGAACAACCGATGGCGCATAA
- a CDS encoding sigma-54-dependent Fis family transcriptional regulator, producing MAHNTHPSAPDLLCTDLLQRLQFAILEHVTGTEFRIIGHPPAWLFTLYPDARHNRQLSVDARTPVLQNFLADAADAWQTDGDDIAHSGFWSEQTAAEEPWHFHAMALRHGPSRLLLIQQSTAAYDQQATLLQRARDQVLQQHEHNRGHQRTQHELTTKLVDMERSRDDVAVILQQLGLATLLIDQQGQVRFLSASAARLLDTPATGGPNGLLWETLLPLTKPDRLALQSMLQQPAPRRERVQCHVETQAGRHLWLEIELQDDPRDTGTKIIFLHDMTDVHHLRRLLELKAHYHDLVGKSRGMTQIYEQIQDLARVDSTVLIEGETGTGKELVARALHQASVRHKGPFIAANCAGLTDSLLGSQLFGHKKGAFTGAIDDQQGLFEAAQGGVLFLDEIGDIPHNVQTNLLRVLQEKEVTRLGETRPRKVNVRVVTATHHNLSQDVAKGIFRADLLYRIRVSRIQLPPLRERKEDIPLLVASFLTEGRASMGKVIHRASPAAMAALMEYHWPGNVRELKSTIECAMIHCKGDMLEATDLPPELRQGPMDSPSAVVVTGDERSRFVAALGQARGNRTKAARLLGMSRATFYRRLSELDLPTS from the coding sequence ATGGCGCATAACACCCACCCGTCTGCACCGGACCTACTCTGCACGGATCTGTTGCAACGGCTCCAATTTGCCATCCTCGAACACGTAACCGGTACAGAGTTCCGCATCATCGGGCACCCGCCGGCCTGGCTATTCACCCTCTACCCCGATGCCCGACACAATCGGCAACTGTCCGTCGATGCTCGCACACCGGTGCTTCAGAATTTCCTGGCCGATGCAGCCGATGCATGGCAGACAGACGGCGACGACATCGCGCACTCTGGGTTTTGGAGCGAGCAGACCGCGGCCGAGGAGCCCTGGCACTTTCATGCCATGGCGCTGCGACACGGTCCCAGCCGTCTCTTGCTGATCCAACAAAGCACAGCAGCCTATGACCAACAGGCCACTCTCCTCCAGCGGGCCCGCGACCAGGTACTTCAGCAGCACGAACACAATCGTGGACACCAACGCACCCAGCACGAGCTCACCACGAAACTGGTGGATATGGAGCGGTCGCGGGACGACGTCGCCGTCATTTTGCAGCAGCTCGGACTGGCCACCCTGCTCATCGACCAACAGGGACAGGTTCGGTTTCTCAGTGCCTCCGCAGCTCGCCTGCTGGACACGCCCGCAACCGGCGGGCCGAACGGCCTGCTGTGGGAGACACTGCTCCCGCTGACGAAACCGGACCGGCTGGCCCTGCAATCGATGTTGCAGCAACCCGCACCCCGGCGCGAACGAGTGCAGTGCCATGTCGAAACCCAGGCCGGGCGGCACCTCTGGCTGGAGATAGAACTGCAAGACGATCCACGGGACACCGGAACCAAGATCATATTTCTCCACGACATGACCGACGTCCACCACTTGCGGCGCCTGCTGGAGTTGAAAGCGCACTATCATGATTTAGTCGGCAAGAGCCGAGGGATGACGCAGATCTACGAACAGATTCAGGATCTGGCCCGTGTCGACTCCACGGTCCTGATTGAAGGTGAGACCGGCACGGGGAAAGAACTGGTGGCCCGCGCGTTACATCAGGCGAGCGTACGGCATAAAGGCCCCTTCATTGCAGCCAACTGCGCCGGGCTCACGGATTCGCTGCTGGGCAGCCAACTCTTCGGCCACAAGAAAGGCGCCTTCACCGGAGCCATCGACGACCAGCAGGGGCTCTTCGAGGCCGCGCAGGGCGGAGTCTTGTTCCTCGACGAGATCGGCGATATCCCCCACAACGTCCAAACCAACCTGCTTCGCGTACTGCAGGAGAAGGAAGTCACTCGGCTCGGTGAAACCAGACCGCGAAAAGTGAACGTGCGCGTGGTGACCGCCACCCACCACAATTTGAGCCAGGACGTGGCGAAAGGAATCTTTCGCGCCGACCTTCTCTACCGGATTCGAGTCTCACGAATCCAGCTTCCGCCGCTGAGGGAGCGAAAGGAAGATATTCCCCTCCTCGTCGCCTCCTTCCTCACCGAGGGGCGGGCCAGCATGGGGAAAGTCATCCATCGCGCCAGCCCAGCGGCGATGGCGGCCCTGATGGAGTACCATTGGCCCGGCAATGTGCGGGAACTCAAGAGCACGATCGAGTGCGCAATGATTCATTGCAAGGGCGACATGCTCGAAGCCACAGATCTTCCTCCCGAACTTCGTCAGGGGCCGATGGACTCTCCGTCCGCAGTGGTTGTCACCGGAGACGAGCGCAGTCGTTTCGTGGCCGCCCTCGGACAAGCCCGTGGCAACCGAACGAAGGCCGCGCGCCTCCTGGGAATGAGCCGCGCCACGTTTTACCGCCGGCTGAGTGAACTCGATCTCCCAACCAGCTAA
- a CDS encoding response regulator transcription factor: MDKLIPYSQPRPDAPTAREREILTHIWAGLTSQEIATRLQIAPKTVESHRANLLRKFRATNSAQLLRLALIEGILHMPSSTSTGPSQTAADAQSTTAVRKLTNLK; the protein is encoded by the coding sequence ATGGACAAGCTCATACCCTACTCACAACCACGGCCGGATGCGCCGACGGCAAGAGAGCGCGAAATACTCACTCACATTTGGGCCGGCCTGACGAGTCAGGAAATTGCGACGCGGCTACAGATCGCCCCCAAAACCGTGGAATCACACCGTGCCAATCTCTTGAGAAAATTCCGCGCGACGAACTCGGCACAACTGCTTCGCCTGGCACTGATTGAGGGTATACTCCACATGCCGTCATCGACTAGCACCGGCCCATCCCAGACCGCGGCGGACGCGCAGAGCACCACAGCGGTACGGAAGCTGACGAACCTCAAATGA